The genomic interval TATCGTTTTCTAGTATTCCcgactatatcttatatatagatAGTGGCAAGGACCCTCTTGAAACTATATGTATTTCGTActcatttcttaatatttagCATGCTTGAAACTATATGATAATGCAgatgctgtttttttttttttttaaatatatatatattttttttaaatatatatataattatatataccatTTCATCTTTGAATGCAGGAGTTTTCAtatgttatttgaaaaatgtatttttttttttatgagtctcGCTATTATCACGTGGtgtattgatgtgtaaataaaTGTGCTGATAAATGAATTTCCTCAATTTTAATTCCTTTCCCACCTAATATTGTAGTTGCTAATATTTCAGCAATCCGTAGCAGCGAATTAAGATGACTTTTCAGGTTATCAAAATCCTCATTAATCATTTGATGAGGAAGTAAATAATTGCATTCCGGTATAGCTGCCCACCTTTATTTTATATcgaatttaaatgcaaaacactGTCTATTCATCATGCCCTGTCATGGacatgaagatgatgattcatTCCTTCCTTCTTTTATCAGCCTGTTGTATTTTTTGAAGCTGATGGTCAAATCTAAGTTATATATTTTCCTCTTAAAAGAAAACTTCTGAATGTAAAAGCATATATGAATCGACATACCGATCAATGATCATGGCCTCAAAACTTATATACATGCAATGCAATAAACCATCAATTATGGCCGGAAAATCCTATTAcgacatttatttatttctcaaaattttaattaatttaccaAAAACGAAACTTATAGCACCTATATAATACATCTCTCTTATAAACCTAATTAAGATATTGACTAATCAATTTATCAATCTAAAAAaccttctttttgtttgttgttgaaaTTCACCTTTTTACAAAGAGAAAAGCTTCCAGCCGAATGGGTTTGAAACTCATTCTTGCACCAGCCAATAACAAAATGTTATGCAGGCATTTCAAGATGAGAAACTTTGCACCCGCATGCACTCGacgtctctctttctttctctctctctccctctcccatcTGCGTTCATCATTTCGAAGCCAgccctctcttttctctttgttctCTCCTTCTAAACCAGCATCTGAAATTTGCATTTGACTATTTAATTTAATCCAAAGATTTTCTAATGTTCTTTGTCTAATACGGACCAAAAACATTCACTTTTATGGAAGAACAAGGTCGTGATTAAATGAcaaaaaagtagaatttttttGGACAATTTCTTTAAGAATGATTTGCATGTACAACACTTCAAAATTTGACTGAGAATTCCAAAAGGGGGAAAAGCTTATAGTCaggagatttttgtttttatgagcATTATATTCTGGAGGCAGAATTACCAAAGCAACCCATTCAAGCCAACAATCTTTTCCGGGGAAGAAGAATAACTATAGCCACGAATGGTAGCATTCAAACAAAATGAAGATGAGTGCAAGTTTGGTGTTGCCGGATGCAAGTTTGGTGTTTTCAGCATCGCGTCAAGTGGAGCTTCGtcagggagagggagagaacatAGAGAAAGGAGAGGACTGGCTTCGAAATGAAGGAGATGGAGAAAAAGAAGGAGAGGGCGTCGAGTGCATGCGGGTGCAAAGTTTCTCATCTTGAAATGCCTATGTGGCGTTTTGTTATTGGCTTATGTGAAAATGGATTTCAAACCCATCCGACAGAAGCTTTTTTGTTTTACGAAAGGTTTAGCCTaacttattaatttagaatttgtatctaatattactcttgttaaaaatattaagagCGGGAAATCGTAAAAAATCTTGatcataaaaataagaattgtaTGCAAAAAGAAATCGTAAACTGGTTAATTAGCATTTATCAACATAAATTTTCATCAAGTAGTTTAGAGCATACCAACCaccagaaaaggaaaatgaaaaaattttgttgatGAATGCAAAGAAGAAAATTCATCAAACAAACCCCACCAAGAAATTTAAaagacaaacaaaataaaaacgaCTTggtatttttacaatttatagATGATAAGAAAACAAGGCAACACCGCACGAGAATCCAACACTAGCAACTCCCCGTTGTCGCCACTCACCGAGTCGAACCCAACTCGGTCATCCAGCAATGAGCCGACTCTGAGGTTCTTACAGACCCGACCGGAAATTACCCGGCATACGAGCATGGCCCTCCTTCCTCTCCCACCGCCGGCGCACTCGTGGGCCCCACCGCTATCGGAAAAAGTGCAAATCGCCGATCCCTTCGTCCCCGGAAACGTCCACGCCCTGCCCCGCGAGTCGTACATTCCTCTCCCCGAGGTGGGGCCCAGACAATGGAACCCCATCACTTCGTTCCCGTCCGCGACGCACCGCGCATTCTCGTCCCAAGCAGCGCCGTCCTTCGGACCGAACGCGCCTACCCGGGACTTGACCGTCTCGCGATATTCTTCGAACCGGTCCACGGTTCTTGACGCGTTCTGGACCTTGAAAATCATCTCGATCCCACCCGTAAAGGCCTTGGGGCTCCAACTCGTTTGGAAGATAATCTCTACGACATTACGAGAAGGGTGGCCCTCAGGGAGCTCCATCAGTGCCGGGAGGTAAGGGTCCGGAGTACGGGCATGCCCAGCAACAGAATCACTCAACCTATACCTGCTTGGCGGGGTCTGAGTCGCCTCGTCCTTACGCTTCGAACCTGGCTGCCTCTTGGCCGGCGGCGTGGATTTCGGCTTGTTCTTGGGCTTGTGCTTGGTGGTATCGATCACGTCCTTAATGCTCTGCACACTCTTCCTGCAACTGGCGCTGGGTAATAGGTTTTTCGGGTTGGGGTGATAAACGTCATCGAATGCTCTGGATTTGCAGTGCAGCGACTTGACCCACCCGCTCGCCATCCAAAACCAGGGTTCAGCTCCTCCTCTTAagcaaaactctctctctttcctctctctctacaaCAGAGAAAATTCGTAGGGTTGTCTTCGTTCTGGTTGCGTGCCTGCGTCTGCTCTCATGTCGCTCTGGATTAGGGCTCTGTTATGTTATTTGCTGTGGTTGGGCGTTGGAAAAAGAATGGGATGGGATGGCCAAGGCGCGATATTAAATGGTGGGTTTGACGTGGTTACGACAGGCAATACTTGTAAATTACTGCATTACCCTTCTGTTGAACTCAGTATTACTCACGTGGACTCTCTGTCTCTCGTCTCTCTTGTCTATTCCATTTATTAGGGAAATCAAAACTTCCGTCAATCAAGAGGTTTGTTTTGGTCATTATTGTATTCGTATTTGTCTTTTTTCCATAACTTTTTCAGTTTTGTTTTCCcgattttaattttgtggaagGGGAGACTCAATTAGACCAAATTAAGAGCCTTAATTTGCCCATTTTATAACATTCATGGTTGCCattccttaaatattttattaaaaataatgctaaatacaatTCTAATAAAATCGTATTAAGCCAGATAAAGTATATCGATATTTTGTACAcatagtattaaaatatttttttatttttttaaaacattttttcgtgtatttaaaaaatatatattaaaaaataaacaaacaaatgctaaaaaaaaaaaaatgaacggTACAAATGATAGGTACACTTTGTCCATGCACCTATCATTTTCTATTCTAGTATCTGCAAGGTTCATGcactttattattaaaaaaataatttttttatatattttttagatttatctattttttttaaaaaagagtgtgtaaaatttacatactctataattataaatattatttctcttttcttaattgattttttgttttaaattaacCCACAATTTTTTGTTTACTCTTTCTAACGGTACCATGCATGCACTTTCTGTCTAATTCAAGGTTTACTAAACAGGCATAAGTTTTTGGTAGAATTTAGATTTGGGCTATCTACTAAAGATCCCTGACTTTTTGTGTCACCCACATTAAACGCTTGTATTCATTCCATTCCATTacagattcttcttcttcttcttttcattttatttttgagagagTATACGGGAACTTCATTGCTGTTATATATACAACTTACTTGTTTATAGATTCAGTTGTTGGTGAAGTAGCTATTTAATCTGCTCAAGTCGTTTTCTCAAACAAGTTTGCCGTGCCATCCAACTTTGAATGGTTCTTTAAATCAAAGCAACAATAACTATTTCAGTCGTGTTGGTGAGCTTTAAGTTTTCGATGAAACAGAAAAAAGCTAGCTACTAGCTAGGCACTGAACCCACGATTTTGTCTTTAGACTCTCCTTGTTCAAACAATTCAACCGCTCCATTAAAGTCCCCCAAAACAGAGCATTCTTTAAATTGTTATGCCAGAGATCAGCTTGCCATTCAAATAggtagcatgcatgcatttttatTGAATTGTCGTTACATATAGAACTATTCTTTAAATTCcctattcttaaaaaaatagaaagagataaGGGAATCGTGGGTGTGGAATCTTTTATAGGAGTTTGAAGTGGAACAGGTAGGAATGGGAATAGAAGAATAGAAAGAGAATGGAAACTGACAGAGAATGCGTCTAAAAAAGCACTGAAATTCAAACCAGCAGTACTAAAACGAcagattttcttcaatttatttattattttatgaacaGTACATCCAAACCTCATTATAGGCACCAAGTAGCCATTCAGTGTGACATTGGGataatgcatatatatgcatggcttGTACTTAGATTGGGAGGAGACAATTACATTGAGATAATCAAAGCCTGCGAATAATTTTATACttgcattatatattaattgcatACCAAACACCAAGGGGGTCTAGAACTTCAGGATTCGTGATGGATATGGACAACCCATTGGGGGAAaagtttcaaactttaaaatcaAACAGTCTCCAATTGCTTTATTCTATGGTCATTATGAGGTTTTTTATGGTGTTTAATGAAAAGAAGTGCATGGTTTTAGGAGGAtacatgataataaaaaaaaaatgtttggtgGGTGGGAGTGGGACTTGGGAGGTTGGGGCTGCTGGTGGAGACTTGCCAGCCTTTGCTCTCACGCCTGTGGAATTTATCTGATGATCAGTCCCGGGAACTGCGTTCTTTATATCTGGGCGGCGTGCTTCGATTTAACAGCCCCATAACTTCACTTTCAGACTTCATTTACGTCTGTTAAATcggtaatactatatataattttgcaGTGCGTAGTTTtcgtgtattttatttaaaaataataatttttttataggcacACACgagaattatatattttacgattataaatattatttcttttttattaattaactatatttttcttgtatattatatttattcaccaTAAATAAGAGTTATCAGTAAAATTTAAGTACCGTCATGTTTCTTAAAAAAGACATATCTTCTTcaaaaagataatttaatttcGAGTTTGGACTTTCTTTTTGTCAAATTGTGTAAATTTTGAGGGGCTACATTTGTTTAAGCTATGATTATAAACTGTTATTCAAGTTTTTCTCCGTCCATTCCGTGCAAACCCGCAAGCTTCATTTAATTATAAGATGAAGCAGTACGATCGTGGTGATGATGACAGAGATCAAATTTATTGCGTTTGGCTCACCTAGAAGACCGAATAATATTTGATgcaatttataaactaataattaaaGTGCATTAAACATctacataattttaaaactacCGAATGTACCGATCGAGGTTCTTATGACACCGTGTTGAATCCGCCAACGTTTTCAATTCAGATCATTTTTGTATCAACAAGCTGGTTACtgctttaaaaaataactactttttttttttttgtttctcaagGCAAATGATGATACATTATCATTAGACAGACAGGAGAAGTACCAATACAAATGCATGGGCGGGGGGTGATATTAATTCCTGCATGCAGTTTATAAACTCAAAAGAGATTTCAAGATTTTCTCGGTCAACATGCGCCTCTTTGGATGATCAGTACATGAAGAAGGCGATGATATAAACTGAGTTAGATAAATCGAGGCACCTCTGCCGTTAATGCAGAATGGAAATTGCCTAGTCTTGGCCGCCTGCTCCTAATCCAACCATTTTGTGTAAGTTGTTGAAAAGCTTAAAGTCTACTCTAAAAGATAGATACAAAGTTGGAAAAGGAACTCAGTCTGGTATAAGTGATTTTCAGTgtcaatattgattttgactGCTGGAATCAAGCAAAATACTTCAAATCTGCAATAGAATCATGCGACACGCTGGGATTTTCTGCAAGGTACACGTGGAGAATTTGACGTGTATTATTGAAATGTGATTAGCAAGCTGAGTTCGTAAAGGAGGAGGGTTGGGGGTGGGACCCCTGTGTAGGTGGTCTGGTCCCTCCTCGTGTTTAGTATTTACTAACTTCCAGGATGTTAACATCTGATCATCTGTACTACTCAATGTTGCGTTGGATTCATATATCACGTTTCAGATCTATGGAGTTACTCGTGACATTGGCCTTACGATATTGTCTTTAGCTGAGTCGACCCCATGCCAATTTGGTATATAATTATCGGGCTATGGCTGTCTTCACTACTCCGGAGTCGGGACATTTAGCTCTCACCCGTGAATTATCCTAAAATTGATATCACTGCACaggaatagaaaaattataagtaaaagaaaagaaaagaaaagaaagaaagaaagaaaaataggcAGGCAGTGCTGCTTTTTGGCAGAATGAAACAAAGCTGTAACCTCATTGATTTTGTCCTTTTTATTGGCTTTACGTACGTCTGATCTTCAGCatctttttggaaaaaaatttcatatcttaCTATATCTAATGCAACCTAAAATTGTTAGTTGGAAGTTTTCCTAATGACCgatattaaggaaaaaaaatgctctTTAGTACtatatcataaattaattacaaattaatggTATTAGAAATTATAACAATCAcagatatataatatgcatggaacaaagaaaaatattccacCACTAAAGAAAGAATAATAGGTCGTTGAAGATCAGGCACATGCATggttagattttattaatatatttgaaagaATAATATGAGCTGCTCTCTAAAGTCGAtggtttaattaatttgaatccATCATTCTCCAAAGTTAGTGTCAAGTGGCCATGTTATACAgttcattatattttgtaacACACCTAAATTACTCATTTCAAAGGGAGCAGCTCCATTGAAGAATGGAAGAATATGATAAGAGAAAGATAAATAGAATTTACATTAACTTTTTGGATAGATGAACCCTAGAGCTCTTGGCTCTTATATAAAGAAGATGACCACTACATGGGCCCAGGCTAACACAATTAAAagcatacaagaaaataaaactaagagcCCAAGTCCACTAGCTACATTGTAGTCTCAATAACCTGCTAAATCACAATAAAAGCAGTTGTAAAAGGAATTAAACTGGCCCAAGCACTTCATTCGTGGATTGTGGCAAACCGTCCTCCCATAGAAGCACCTTGTTCACAAGGTGCGGTGTCCTTGCCCACAATTGTCCCACCACCCAGGTAAAAAATGAGACTTTTCTTTATACTTCCTATGACTCTCGCTtgtttcaatttctttctttcctctaggatcctcttctcttcctctagcTGAGTGTCTTCTAAGCCAAACCGTTCACAGGCTTGTGGGAGTTCATCTTAAGTGATGTATCTACTCCTTTTCTTGTGGAAGTGTGCGAAGGTTGCATGCCAATGATCATCCTTCTAGATCTTACTTAGATGGAGCAATGTTGCTATGGACTCCCCATAGTCTAGGGTACCCCTATTGTCAATATCTACAACTTGCATCAATCCACTAATTTCAGAATCCTTGAAAATGCGTCGCACTCTATCTAAACTGTTTTTTCATTCCTCAAAGGTGATTTGTCCATTGTCATCTTTGTCTATCATCTTGAACAATTCTTTCAGACGTGCAATTTCCTCTTCGGACAAGCTTTCGACAATGACTTTGATAGCCATTTTCTTTAACTTGTTCATGGTAGAAAATTGCTTCAAGTGGGTTAGAACTGTAGATTCAAGAGGCTTATCCAAAGCAACACCATCAACCTGAACCCAAGGTTGACAAAGAATTTCATGGGTTGTCAGTCGCTTCTTGGGATCTCTTACAAGCAGATCCTTTGCACTTTCTGATATACTGGCCCATGGTTATGATATGAAGTCAAGTTCCCCTTTCAGGACTTGCTCAAAAAGCTCCATAACCACATGGACAGCCAAATTTAGTGACATGCACTCACGACGAGATATAACATAGCATCTAATattgaaaagggaaaaacagAGATATGCTCCCTCCCTTTATCAAAGGGCTAAAAAACACCCATGAGTGGTATTTCCTCGAACATCTGAGGGGCAGACATCTTACATAGTAAGAGTATATAAATTAGTGTCTCCTTAGAAAACCCCATCAATTTGGTGATCTCAGAAACAACATCAAAACAAGCAAACATCAAATTCCTATCACATAAGGTTGTCTGAAGGGTAAAAGAGATCCCAAAATTCCCCAGAAGTAAATTAGGGTGAACTTGATGGCCC from Juglans regia cultivar Chandler chromosome 2, Walnut 2.0, whole genome shotgun sequence carries:
- the LOC109011466 gene encoding uncharacterized protein LOC109011466; protein product: MASGWVKSLHCKSRAFDDVYHPNPKNLLPSASCRKSVQSIKDVIDTTKHKPKNKPKSTPPAKRQPGSKRKDEATQTPPSRYRLSDSVAGHARTPDPYLPALMELPEGHPSRNVVEIIFQTSWSPKAFTGGIEMIFKVQNASRTVDRFEEYRETVKSRVGAFGPKDGAAWDENARCVADGNEVMGFHCLGPTSGRGMYDSRGRAWTFPGTKGSAICTFSDSGGAHECAGGGRGRRAMLVCRVISGRVCKNLRVGSLLDDRVGFDSVSGDNGELLVLDSRAVLPCFLIIYKL